The proteins below come from a single Balneolaceae bacterium genomic window:
- a CDS encoding acyl-CoA dehydrogenase has protein sequence MEALLEQLTFFEGISGWIVGGSVIFVLLLFGYTGAPLWLWAIAGLAALTGLGAPTWLLAVFVVLALIFNIKPIRRAVLSGPLMNLLEKLKILPVISETEQTAIDAGTVWVEGELFSGKPDLKKLRKEEYPKLTEKERAFMDGPVEELCSMVSDWDVFQRRGFDEKTWEYFKKERFFGLVIPDEYGGHGFSANAHSAIIAKLASRCGPLATTVMVPNSLGPAELLMHYGTKEQKDHYLPRLAKGEEIPCFALTEPNAGSDAGAMQSHGEVFKGDDGELYIKLNWEKRYITLAAISTVIGLAFKLYDPKNLLGKGEELGITAALIPSDTDGVVLGKRHDPLGVPFYNCPIRGKDVVVPISAIIGEEDGAGNGWRMLMESLAVGRGISLPAQSVGGAKTATRAIGAYAAIRQQFGLNIGKFEGIEEPMARIGGYTYLLDAARTYICGALDKGAKPAVVTAIAKYNFTELGREIVNDAMDIVGGSGISRGPRNIFAHSYIAMPIAITVEGANILTRTLMIFGQGAIRSHPYALKEIEALMNKDVKKFDKNFWKHIGHAVQNMIRSIVLSVTRGRLASSPVSGSASKYYKKLAWASATFAFMADIALGSYGGALKMKEKLSGRYADVLSWMLLATATLRRYEMEEKQEEDKIYFEWAMEEAFSRIQTAFDEIYSEIQVPGLSWLFRGPVALWSRINRIGKKPSDKLGHKVAQAMQVRGEQRDRITDDIFIPTSRDEAIGKYEYALEWIEKSYPVYKKLYKATKAKKLEKAHVLKQLDSALEQNIITEDEAKMVHKTEEARYDTILVDEFTLEEYKRSAADPKKQTGLEKPDKDTVLL, from the coding sequence ATGGAAGCTTTATTGGAGCAACTCACTTTTTTTGAAGGAATATCCGGATGGATCGTTGGTGGATCTGTCATTTTCGTTCTATTGCTATTTGGATATACCGGCGCCCCGCTTTGGCTGTGGGCAATTGCAGGGCTGGCAGCCTTAACGGGACTTGGCGCTCCTACTTGGTTATTGGCTGTTTTTGTTGTGCTCGCTTTGATTTTTAACATCAAACCAATTCGGAGAGCGGTTCTATCCGGACCTTTAATGAATCTGTTAGAGAAGTTGAAAATACTGCCGGTAATCTCTGAAACAGAGCAAACGGCGATTGATGCGGGAACAGTTTGGGTAGAGGGTGAACTCTTTTCAGGTAAACCTGACCTGAAGAAGTTGAGGAAGGAGGAGTATCCCAAATTAACAGAGAAGGAACGAGCGTTTATGGATGGACCGGTAGAAGAGTTGTGTTCTATGGTGTCTGACTGGGATGTATTCCAGCGCCGCGGGTTTGATGAAAAAACCTGGGAGTATTTTAAGAAAGAAAGGTTTTTTGGATTGGTAATCCCTGATGAGTATGGTGGACATGGATTTTCGGCGAATGCCCATAGTGCAATTATTGCAAAACTGGCTTCGCGTTGTGGACCTCTGGCAACCACAGTAATGGTTCCAAACTCTCTGGGTCCTGCCGAACTGTTGATGCACTATGGAACCAAAGAACAGAAAGATCATTACCTGCCGCGACTTGCAAAGGGTGAGGAGATCCCATGCTTTGCATTGACGGAACCAAATGCCGGTTCGGATGCCGGAGCGATGCAGAGTCATGGTGAAGTTTTTAAAGGAGACGATGGCGAACTTTACATCAAGCTAAACTGGGAAAAACGGTACATCACGTTGGCAGCTATTTCAACGGTTATTGGTTTGGCGTTTAAGCTTTATGATCCAAAAAATTTGCTTGGAAAAGGCGAGGAGCTGGGAATTACAGCAGCGTTGATTCCAAGTGATACCGACGGAGTTGTTCTTGGAAAACGTCATGATCCGCTTGGAGTACCATTTTACAACTGCCCGATTCGGGGGAAAGATGTTGTGGTACCGATAAGTGCGATTATAGGTGAAGAAGACGGAGCCGGAAATGGCTGGCGAATGTTGATGGAATCACTTGCTGTGGGCCGCGGTATCTCACTCCCTGCACAATCCGTAGGCGGAGCAAAAACGGCAACCCGTGCTATCGGGGCATATGCTGCAATTCGTCAGCAGTTTGGCTTAAATATTGGAAAGTTTGAGGGAATTGAAGAGCCGATGGCCCGAATCGGAGGGTACACCTATCTGCTGGATGCGGCTCGAACCTACATCTGTGGAGCGCTCGATAAAGGAGCTAAGCCGGCCGTGGTTACAGCCATCGCCAAGTACAACTTTACAGAACTGGGGCGTGAAATTGTGAATGATGCAATGGATATTGTGGGTGGTTCCGGAATCTCGCGCGGGCCCAGAAATATTTTTGCCCATTCTTATATTGCGATGCCGATTGCCATCACGGTGGAGGGAGCCAATATTCTTACCCGAACACTGATGATATTTGGACAGGGTGCCATTCGCAGCCATCCGTATGCGCTGAAAGAGATTGAGGCGTTGATGAATAAAGACGTTAAAAAATTTGATAAAAACTTTTGGAAGCATATCGGTCATGCTGTACAAAATATGATTCGATCGATAGTATTGAGCGTGACAAGAGGCCGATTGGCGAGCTCGCCGGTTAGCGGATCTGCTTCAAAATATTACAAGAAGCTGGCTTGGGCATCGGCAACCTTCGCATTTATGGCGGATATTGCTCTTGGATCATATGGTGGTGCGCTCAAAATGAAGGAGAAACTCTCCGGCAGGTATGCGGATGTTTTAAGCTGGATGTTGCTTGCTACGGCTACACTTCGCCGGTATGAAATGGAAGAAAAACAGGAAGAAGACAAAATTTACTTTGAATGGGCGATGGAAGAAGCATTTTCCCGAATTCAAACCGCATTTGATGAGATCTATTCAGAGATACAAGTTCCTGGATTAAGTTGGTTGTTCCGGGGTCCTGTTGCACTTTGGTCGCGCATCAACAGGATCGGGAAGAAGCCATCCGACAAGCTTGGACATAAAGTGGCTCAAGCCATGCAAGTCCGCGGCGAACAAAGAGACCGAATTACGGATGATATCTTTATTCCGACAAGCCGGGATGAAGCGATTGGTAAATATGAATATGCACTCGAGTGGATTGAAAAATCCTATCCTGTTTATAAAAAACTATATAAAGCTACAAAAGCGAAGAAACTGGAAAAAGCTCATGTATTAAAACAACTCGACTCTGCTCTTGAGCAAAATATCATTACAGAAGATGAAGCCAAGATGGTTCATAAAACCGAGGAGGCACGATATGACACCATCTTGGTGGATGAATTTACGTTAGAAGAATACAAACGAAGTGCTGCGGATCCCAAGAAGCAAACAGGATTGGAAAAACCGGATAAAGATACCGTTCTCTTGTAA